A stretch of DNA from Rhodococcus sp. NBC_00297:
TGCTTCTCCGATGCCGGACGACGCTCCGGTGACGACGGCACGGGACTCTGCGGTGGGTGCGGGGAGGCTCACGGTCACCGAGGCTAGCGTGACGCTGCGGAGCACGCGACGTCAGAGGGCGGCCGCGAGGCGGGTCCCTTGTTCGATCGCCCGCTTCGCGTCCACCTCCGCCGCCACGTCGGCGCCGCCGATGACGTCAACTACTGTTCCCGCAGCTGTGAGATCGTCCAGAAGATCGCGCACCGACTCCTGACCGGCGCACACGACGATCGTGTCGACCTCCAGTGCGCGTGTCCGTCCGTCGACGGTGATGTGAAGTCCGTCGTCGTCGATCCGGTCGTACCGCACCCCCGACAACTGCGTCACGTTCCTGCTTCGCAGGGCAGCGCGATGCACCCAGCCGCTGGTCTTGCCGAGTCGCGTCCCGATCCGTCCCGCCGTCCGCTGCAGCAGGTACACCTCGCGAGCCGCGGGGGGAGCGACGGCGGTGGCCACGGCACCCGCGGCCGCCGGATCGTCGGTGACTCCCCATTCCCGACGCCACTCCGCGGTATCCAGAGTCGAGGAGTGTTCCGTGGTGAGGAACTCGCAGACGTCGACACCGATGCCGCCGGCCCCGATGACGGCCACGCGCCTGCCGACGTCGCGGTGGCCGAGCACCGCCTCGGCGTACGTGACGACGCTGGGGTGATCGATGCCGGGAATGGACGGGATGCGCGGCACCACACCCGTGGCCAGGACGACGCGATCGAAGTGCACGAGGTCCGCGGCGCCGGCCGTCGTGCCGAGCCGAACGTCGACCGTCGCTGCGGCGAGTGCGTGGGTGAAGTAGCGGACCGTCTCGGCGAACTCCTCCTTGCCGGGGATGCGCTGCGCGATCGCGAACTGGCCGCCGATCTCGTCGCGCGCCTCGAAGAGGGTGACGCGATGACCACGCTGCCCCAGTGCGACCGCGGTGGCGAGTCCCGCCGGGCCGGCGCCGACGACGGCGACCGTTCTCGCGGAGCGAGTCGGGGACAGCACGAGTTCGGTCTCCCGCCCGGCCCGCGGATTGAGCAGGCAGGACGCCTTGCGGTGGACGAAGACGTGGTCGAGACAGGCCTGGTTGCAGGCGATGCACGTGTTGATCTCGTCCCGTCGGCCGTTCCTCGCCTTGAGCAGCCAGTCGGGATCCGCCAGCATCGGGCGGGCCAGCGACACCAGGTGCGCGCTGCCGTCGGCGAGCAGGCGTTCGGCGACATCCGGCATGTTGATCCGGTTCGCCGCCGCCACCGGCACCGTCACCACCTCGGTGAGGCGGCGGGTGAAGTCGATGAACGCGGCCCTCGGTACGGACGTCACGATGGTGGGCACGCGCGACTCGTGCCAGCCGAAGTCGGAGTCGAACAGATCGATCCCGGCTCCTTCGAGTTCGGTGGCGAGTGCCACGATCTCGTCCCACGTCTGACCGTTCTCGACCAGATCGGCCAGCGAGATCCGGAACGAGAGCAGGAAGTCCGGTCCGACCGCTGCTCTGATGCGACGCACGATCTCCACCGGAAGGCGGCGCCGGTTCTCGGCGGACCCGCCCCATCGATCGGTGCGACGGTTCGTCCTCGGTGCGAGGAACTGGTTGAGGAAGTAGCCCTCGCCGCCCATGATCTCGACGCCGTCGTAGCCTGCGCGCTGCGCCAGGCGCGCGCACCGGACGTAGTGGCTGATCTGCCGTTCCACGCCCCGATCGGTGAGGCCGCGGGCGCGGAACGGGGTGATCGGCGACTTCCCACCCGACGCACTCACGGAGAGCGGATGGTAGGAGTAGCGGCCCGCGTGCAGGATCTGCAGCACGATCCGACCACCCTCGCGGTGCACGGCATCGGTCACGCGTCGGTGGCGACGGGCCTCGAGACGGTTGGACAACTTGGCCGCGAACGGAAGCAGCCAGCCGGTGCGATTGGGGGAGTAGCCCCCGGTGACGACGAGTCCCACACCACCTCGGGCGCGCTCGGCGAAGTACGCGGCGAGCTTCTCTACGTCCTTCGCCCGATCCTCGAGTCCAGTGTGGATCGAGCCCATCATCACCCGGTTGGGCAACGTCGTACGACCGACCGTGATCGGCGACAGCAGAACAGGGAAGTCGGTCATCTCGGCACCCTATGCTGCGAGACATGGTGGTCGTGGGCGCGCCCGGTGTCGTGACGAAGAAGCAGGTGCTGGCGTGGGGTTTCTGGGACTGGGGCGGTGCCGCCTTCCAGGCCGTGATCCTCACGTTCGTGTTCTCGGTGTACCTGACCGACTCGGTGGGTGCCGATCTGCCCGGCGGAGTGTCCGCCACGTCGTGGTTGGGGTGGTCGCTCGGCATCGCCGGAGTTCTGGTCGCGGTCCTGGCTCCCGTCTCCGGTCAGCGCAGCGATGCCAGAGGTCGCCGCAAACGGCTCCTCTTCGTACTGTCGACCGCGACCGTCGTGTGCATGGCGGCACTGTTCTTCGTGAAGGACGACTACCACTACCTGTGGCTGGGCCTGATCCTGCTGTCCGTCGCCTCGGTGCTCTTCGAGGTGGCGCAGGTGCCCTACACCGCGATGCTGCGTCAGGTCTCGACGCCCGACAATCTGGGTCGGGTGTCCGGATTCGGCTGGGCGATGGGCTATTTCGGCGGCATCGTCCTGCTGCTTATGTGCTACTTCGGGTTCATCGACGGCGACGGCGACGAGCGGGGCCTGCTGGGCATCACCACCGAGGACGGCCTCAACATCCGGCTCGTGGCGCTGCTCGCGGCGGTGTGGTTCCTCGTGTTCTCGCTTCCCGTGCTCTTCGCGGTTCCCGAACTCCCCGTCACCGACCCCGAGGCGGCGGCCGCGCGAGCCGGCTACCTCGAGTCGTACCGCGTGCTGTGGCGCGACGTGTCCGAGCTGTGGCGCATCGACCGCCGCACCGTGTGGTTCCTCGTCGCGAGCGCTCTGTTCCGTGACGGTCTGGCCGGGGTCTTCACCTTCGGAGCGGTGTTGGCCGTCACCGTGTACGGCATCTCCAGTGCCGACGTGCTGCTCTTCGGGGTCGCCGCCAACGTCGTCGCCGCACTCGGCGCCGTCGTCGCGGGGCGTGTCGACGACGTGCTGGGGCCCAAGCTCGTCATCGTCGTCTCGCTCGTGTCGATGATCGTCGCCGGGCTGGTCCTGCTCGCCGTCTCCGGTCCCCTGATGTTCTGGATCTTCGGACTGATCCTGTGCCTGTTCGTCGGACCCGCACAGTCGGCGTCGCGCACCTTCCTGACCCGCATAGTTCCGCCCGGCCGGGAAGGCCAGATGTTCGGCCTCTACGCCACGACGGGACGCGCGGTCTCGTTCCTCGCTCCGAGCCTCTTCGGACTCTTCGTCTTCCTCTTCGACGCGGATCGGGCCGGCATCATCGGCATCGTGCTGGTGCTGGCGGCCGGGCTACTGGCCCTGCTCCGCGTCGCGGCACCCGAGGGTGATCGGGGGAGGGACGCGGCGGCGTGAAGGTCGACCACAAGAAGGAGATCGCGACGTACAGCGCTCGACTCGGGGTGTTCGACGTGGTCGAGGTGCCGCCCCTGCAGTACCTCACGATCGACGGGGACGGTGATCCGAACACGACCGCCTGGACCGACGCGGTGTCGTCTCTGTATCCGCTCGCGTACGGCCTGAAGTTCCTCGGCAAGCGCGAACTCGGCAGAGACCACGTGGTGATGCCGCTCGAAGCGCTGTGGTGGGCGGACGACTGGGCGTCGTTCACCCGCGAGCGGGACCCGTCGCGATGGCGATGGACCGCGATGATCATGACCCCCGACTGGATCACGGCCGAGCATCTGGAGACCGTCCGCGAACAGAAGGCGGGCCCGCGGACTGGCGACGTGCGCCTGAGACGTCTCGACGAGGGGCTGTGCGTGCAGACGCTGCACGTCGGGTCCTACGACGACGAGGCGCCGGTGCTCGCGCACATGCACGACGTCGTCGTCCCGGCGCACTCGCTCCGGATGACGGGACGTCATCACGAGATCTATCTCGGCGACCCACGGCGTGTGGTGGCCGACAAACTGAGAACGATTCTGCGACAACCGGTCACGCGCTAACGCGCGAGGATCTCGTCCGCCAGTCGGTCCGGATCGTCCTCCGGCACCCAGTGGCTGACACTCAATTCGACGAACTCGTACGGGCCGGTGACGTGCTGGGCACACCGCTCGGCGGCGGCGCGGCCGACCGCCGTGTCCTGGTTACCCCACACGTAGGTGGTCGGCACCTCGACGGACGGGAGATCCGCGAAGTCGCGCGTCATGGCGCGGTACCACTCCAGCGCGGCGGTGAGCGTCTCACGCCGGCCGACCACCGGAAGATGCTGCGAGACGATCGTCGGATCGGCGGCACCGGAGAACATGGCGATCAACCGGCGGGCGTCGTCCTCGAGCAGCAGATCCTCCGCCTTGCCGGGCTGACGGAAGAGCGTCATGTACTCGCTGCGCTTCTTCTGGTCCTCGTCTTCGCGGATCGCCCACCCGAAGGCGGCCGGGTGCGGGACGGACACTGCGGTGAGGGTGCGCACGCGATCCGGATGCAGCGCCGCGACGTACCAGGCGACGATCGACCCCCAGTCGTGCCCCACGAGATCGACTGCCGCGAAGCCCAGTTCGTCGAGCATTCCGATGACGTCGGCGACCAGCAGATCGATGCGGTACGCGTCGGTACCGGTCGGACGGGCACCGGGGGAGTACCCGCGCTGGTTCGGCACGACGACGTCGCGGCCCGCGTCCGCCATGCGGATCGCCACGTCGCGCCAACTCGCGGACGTCTCGGGAAAACCGTGCAGGAGAAGGGCCGGGCGGTCGCCGGGGGTTCCGTAGCGGTCCGCGTCGAAGGTCAGGTCACCGACTGAGATCTGCATGGGGAAAGGCTATCGGGTCCTCACGCTCCGAGGGCGGCTGCCGACGTCCGTGCGCCGCGGACGTTCCGAGGCTGCCACTGGCCCATTCCCAGCATGATCACGCGCAGCTGGGACAGCGCGCGTTCGACGATGTCGCGTTCGGCCGCGCCGGCGGGCGTCACCTCGACCAGGTCCACCACCGTCGCCAGCATCGTGTTGACAATGAGGTCGGCGACCATCTCGAGATCATCGCCGGGCCACGACGACAGGGCGGGGATCCGGGACAGGTCCTGAGTGAGCTCGTGCACGATCATTCGCAGTTCGGTCTCGATCGCGCGCCGGACCTCCACCACCCCGCCGGACCGTTCACGGATCAGGAAGCGGAACTGGACGTCGTGTTCGCGGATCTCGCCCACCAGCAGTTCGAGCGACTCGCGCGCGTTGTCCGCGGACGGGTGACGACGGACGTCGCGCAGGATCTTGCGAAGGACGCGCATGCTGTCCTCGACGACCGCGACTCCGAGGTCCTCCATCGACGCGAAGTGGCGGTAGAACGCCGTCGGCACGATTCCTGCCGCGCGCGTGACCTCCCGCAGGCTCACGCTGGAGAAACTGCGGTCCGCGATGGCGTCCAGCGTTCCGTCCACGAGTGCCCGCCGGGTGCGTTCCTTGCGTTCGGCCCTGCTGGCCGTCGTGGAACCTACGGAATTCTCGGACATTCCTCGACATTAACCGACATCGGTGTATGGGTGTGCACTTCCGCCGCGCGAGAGCCTGGCGGGTCACTGCTGCTCACGGTACGTGTCCGTCGTCACATTGGCCTTGAAAGTTGCCGGTACGGGCTGTCACACTCGGTTCCAGTGAACGAGTGTGCACTGGAGAAGTGATCCGGTCACCGGCCCGTCATTCGAGGAGGACGACTTGAGCATCGCCACCACCCCCACATCGCGCGGCCGTCGCAGTTCGCTGCTGTCCAGGTTGCGGCCCCGGTTGCTCGAGACGCTGACGACGCCGCACGCGGTCGATCGGTACCTCGAACTCGTCGACCCCATGATGACGGTCGACGACATGCGCGCCGAGGTCGTGGCCGTCCGTCACCAGACTCCCGACACCGTCACGCTGACGCTGCGCCCCACGTGGCAGTGGAAGGGGTTCGCCGCCGGCCACTTCGTGCAGATCGGCGTCGTGGTCGACGGCGTCCGGCACACGCGTTGCTACTCCCCGGCCGGTACCGCCGGAACCGACGACGACACGATCGAGCTCACCGTCAAGGCTCAACCCGACGGCATCGTGTCCAATTACCTGGTCGCCTCGGCGAAGCCCGGTCTCGTGGTCAATCTCGCGCCGGCCACGGGCACCTTCGAGCTCCCGAGCCCGCGGCCGGACCACGTTCTGCTGATCAGTGGTGGAAGCGGCATCACCCCGGTGATGTCGATGCTGCGCACGCTGGTGCACGAGGGGTACACCGGACGCGTGGCGTTCCTGCACTACGCCTACACGGAGAACGACGTCTGCTACCGCGCCGAACTCGACCGCATCGCGGCCGAGAACGACAACGTGGACGTTCTGTACGCGTACACCGATCAGCAGAACGGTGGTCATCTGCACGGATTCTTCGACACCGAGCATCTGAACGTCGCAGCACCCTGGCACGCCTCGGCGCAGACGTTCCTGTGCGGGCCGCCCGGGTTGATGAAGGGTGTCAGGTCGGTGTTCGACGAACTCGGACTCTCCGAGTCGTTGTTCTCGGAGGAGTTCGTCACCGCAGTTCCGGTCGTCGACGGGGATGCCTCGGGAACCGTGTCGTTCTCGGGTTCGTCCGTCGAGGCGGAGAACGACGGCGCCACCCTCCTGGAGCAGGCCGAGAATGCCGGGCTGACACCGGAATTCGGCTGCAGGATGGGAATCTGCTTCACCTGCACGGCAATCAAGAAGTCGGGATGCACCCGCAACGTCAAGACCGGTGAGCTCGACTCCGATCCGGACAACGAAATCCAGCTCTGCATCTCCGTCCCCGTGGGCGACGTCGACATCGACGTCTGACCCATCCACATACTCGAAGAGGAGGTCACCATGTTCGGACTCTCACTGTCCTTTCTCCCGTTCATCGGTTCCAGCTCGGCGCCCGACACCACGACGTCCGGCGTCGACGTGCTGGACGAGCCGGGCACCGACGGACCCGTCGTCCTGAGCTACGAAGCCGTGGAGGAACTCGGGCGCAAGCTCGACGACCTGCGCGCCCGCACCGTCGCGGACCTGGGTCAGGAGGACCGCGACTACATCTTCAAGATCATCAAGGCGCAGCGCGGACTCGAGGTCGCCGGTCGCGGACTGATGTACTTCGGCTTCTTCCCGCCGGCCTGGATCGCCGCCGTCAGCGCCCTGAGCCTGTCGAAGATCCTCGACAACATGGAGATCGGTCACAACGTCATGCACGGCCAGTACGACTGGATGCGTGAGCCGGGCCTGAACTCCAAGGTCTTCGAGTGGGACAACACCTGCCCCGGTGACCAGTGGCGCCACTCGCACAACTACATGCACCACACGTACACCAACATCCTCGACATGGACCGCGACATCGGTTACGGCATCCTGCGGATGGACAGCGCGCAGAAGTGGAACCCGTACTACCTGGGCAACCCGATCTACGCGTTCCTGCTCATGACCTTCTTCGAGTGGGGCGTCATGCTGCACGACCTGGAGGCCGAGAACGTCATCCAGGGCAAGCGCAAATGGCACGACGTCAAGCCCCTGCTCGAGGGCTGGTGGAAGAAGGCCGGACGACAGGTCCTCAAGGACTACATCGTCTTCCCCGCCCTGACCGGGCCGATGTTCGTGCCGACGCTGGTGGGCAACTTCACCGCCAACATCGTCCGCAACGTGTGGGCCTACTCGATCATCTTCTGCGGCCACTTCCCGACGGGCGTGCAGACGTTCACCGTCGAGGAGACCGCGCAGGAAACTCGCGGCCAGTGGTACGTGCGTCAGATGCTCGGCTCCGCGAACATCGAGGGTGGGCAGCTGTTCCACATCATGTCCGGCAACCTCTCGCACCAGATCGAGCACCACCTCTTCCCGGACCTGCCCGCGCACCGCTACCCGCAGATCGCGCCCGAGGTCAAGGCACTGTGCGAGGAGTACGGCCTTCCGTACAACACTGGTGGCTTCTTCCATCAGATCGGTACTGTGTGGGGCAAGATCTTCCGGCTCGCCCTTCCCGACCGTTTCACCGGTGTGGACAAGGTGACCGGTGTGATCATCGAGCGCGAAAAAGCTGCAGCCTGAGAGGTAAGTGCCATGGTGGGCAAGTTCGAACGCAACAAGGACACAGTGCAGGACCTGACCGAATCGGCAGCCATGCACGTCGGGCGGATCGCGGTGATCATCGCGACCGCGGTCCGCGACGTCACCCGAGAGATCGGTGACCTGGTCACCGACGGTATCGAAATGCGCGAGGCCTCGCGTCGCGCAGAATCCGATACGCGCACCTTCGAAGTGATCGAGGGGGACTTCGAGGAGTCGTCCAGGCGGTCGAACGGTCGCTGACCCGGAGCCTCACGACGGCGCCGCACCCATGACGGGTGCGGCGCCGTTGTCGTGTGGGGGGGAGGGCTTAGCTTCGCGCACCGCGGTTCGTCCCGTGCACTCCCCATCGGGGGAGCACCACGCGAACTGCGCCGCGGGGTATGTGCGCCCGGCATGGGTGCGCACGGCGGCGGGGTCGGTCACACTGTCCCGATGAAGGTGACGGACGAGGAGCGGCGCAAGATCCTGGTGCACCGGCATGCCGTGGGTCTGGGGTCGTCGCTGACGCCCGAGGACGTGGTCCAGCGCATCGTCGCGCTCCACGCCACGGATGCGGCGAGCGTGTCGTTGCAGGTTCTGGCGCGATCGACCACCGCGACCCTGGACGACGTGCGCGACGCTCTGTACACCCGCCGCTCGCTGGTGCGGGTCATGGCGATGCGCCGCACCCTTTTCGTCATCGACAAGCAGTTCATGCCCGTCGTGCAGTCCGGTTCGAGCGCCGGGGTGGCCAGAACCCTGAGAACGCGTCTGGCGAAGCAACTCTCGACCCTGCCCACCGACCCGGTGATCGATGACGTGCCGGCGTTCCTCGACCATCTCGAGTCGGGTGTCGATGCGGCACTGGCTGCGTCGGGCACCGCGACGGGAGCCGAGTTGTCCACCGCCGTACCGGAACTGCGCACCGCGTTCCTCCCGACCACGGACAAGAAGTACGACGTCCGTCGCTACGTGACGTCGTCGCTGCTGACGTTGCTGTCGGCGGAGGGGCGCATCGTGCGCGTGGAACCGCGGGGGAACTGGACCTCGCGCCACCACACGTGGGCACCGGTGAGCGCGTGGTGGCCCGACGGTGTGCCGCCGATCGAGGAGGCGGATGCGCGAGTTCGCCTGGCGCGCACCTGGCTGGAGGCGTTCGGTCCGGCGACTCCCGAGGACCTCCAGTGGTGGACCGGATGGAACAAGGGTCACACTGTCAAAGCCCTCGCCGCTCTCGACGTCGAGGAGGTCGAGCTGTCGTCGGGTGGGGGAATCATGCTGCGCAGCAGCGACATCAGCGGTGCCGACGGGGGTGTGGCGCTGCTGCCCGCGCTGGATCCGACGCCGATGGGGTGGAAGGATCGGCGATGGTTCCTGCCGGACGAGTACCGACCGGATCTGTTCGACACGTTCGGAAACGTCGGCCCCACGGTGTGGTCGAACGGCCGGGTGGTCGGCGGTTGGGCCGTACGCGGCGCCGGTGAGGTGGTGTTCCGGTTGTTCGAGAAGGCCGACGAGGAGCAGGTCGCGGCGGAAGCTGCACGTCTCGAGGCCCATCTCGACGGCGCGTCCATCACCCCGACCTTTCCGACTCCGCTCGAGAAGGCGCTGCGGACAGGATCAGGGAACTAGGCCTGCACGCCGGGCGGCGTGCGCGGCTTCGTGTCTGGTCGACGCGTCGAGCTTGGCCATGATCGACTTCATGTAGCTCTTGACTGTGGACACGGTGAGGCCGAGCTCCTCGGCGATGGCGATGTTCGACCGGCCCAGCGCCACCAGCGACAACACGTCCCGTTCGCGGGCCGTCACGTGCGGAGCGGACGGTATCGGTGCGGCGGGTTCCAGGAAGGCGCGCATCGAGTCGAGCACGGACGTGAGCTCGGGTGCGTCCGACCGTGCCGCGACCGCCCGCAGCCGCGTGTACGTCTGACGGACGTCCTCGCGCAGCCGGTCGGCAGCGCGCCGCGCCTCGTCGACGGCGAGGTCCTGGCCCAGAACCCCAGCTTCGAGGGTCAGCACGTCGAGCACGCGATCCCCGATGTGCCCGGCCGTGTGCATCGCGCCGTAGAGCACGCCGACGGCTGTCCGCCCGACGACGACGGGGGCGGCGATCATGGCGCGCAGGCCCTCGGCGGAGATGATGGCGTCGTATCGGTGGCTGATCTTCGGAGTCCGCATGTAGTCGTCGAGCGCGACGGTGCGATTGACCTGCAACACCTTGCCGCCGAGACCGTGACCTGCCTCGAGTTCGACACCGTCGAGCGCCCCGACGGACTGCCCGGCGAAATGGCGCAGCGTCAATCGCCGTCCCGCGGTCATGACTCCGCCGAAAGCGAGCGTGACGCCCGAACCGGCGCGCAACCGGTCCACGGCGGCGTCGAAATGTGTGTCGATCATGGTCTCCGTCTTCCTACCCTCTTCGGAGGGTATCGGGCCGCGAGTGTTCCGCGCCACACTCTCACCATGACGACCTTGACCGACGATGTCGCACGCCTGCTGGCGACCTACGGATCCGCCGACGCCGACCTCGCCGCCCTGCTGTGCGACGACCACGACCCGGCGGCGATCGCGTTCACCTTCATCGAAGGCGATCTCACGGCGCGCGACCTCACCTACGGCGAGCTGCACGAGCTGTCGGCGCGATTCGCGACGGGCCTCGCCGAGATGGGCGTCGGCCGGGGTGACCGCGTGGGAGTGTTGATCAGCAAGCGGCTCGAACTGGTCGTCGCCCTGCTCGGGCTCTGGCGACTCGGCGCGGTGCACGTCCCGCTGTTCACCGCCTTCGCTACTCCGGCGATCGCGATGCGCGTCGAGGCCGCGCAGGCGCGCGTCGTCATCACCGAGACCGACCAGCGCGAGAAGCTCGACTCGATCGAGGGCATCACGGTGATCGAGACGGGGGAGGGCTTCGACGCTCTGGTTCGTGAGCACGAGCCGATGGCGGCCTCGGTGGCCGTGGGCGGCGACGGTGTGATGATCCAGCTCTTCACCAGCGGCACGACGGGAAAGCCGAAGGGCGTGCCGGTGCCTGTGTCGGCGCTGGCGTCGTTCGTCGCCTACATGACCTACGGCCTCGACGTGTCCGAGGACGACGTCTTCTGGAACGCCGCCGACCCCGGCTGGGCCTACGGGCTCTACTACGCCATTCTCGGCCCGATGGCGATGGGCCGTCGCAGTCTGATGCTGCATGCCGGCTTCACCCCCGCGCTCACGGTCGCGGTGATGCAGAAGTTCGAGGTCACCAACTTCGCGGCGGCGCCGACGGTGTACCGGAGCCTGAGCAAGGACCCGTCGGTCGGTGGCATCACGTTGCGACGGGCGTCGTCGGCGGGGGAGCCGCTGACGCCGGACGTTCTGGTGTGGTCGGAGACGGCGCTCGGCGTGCCGGTGCGGGATCACTATGGCCAGACCGAGCACGGAATGGTCATCGTCAACGCCTGGCACGACGCGGTGCGTGAGCCGCTGATCCCTGGTTCGATGGGAAAGCCGTTGCCGGGCTTCACCGCCGGAGTCGTCGAGGATCAGATCGGCTTCGAGGTGGCGGGCAGCCCGCTGATGTGGTTCACCGGGTACGTCGACGCTCCCGACAAGACAGCCGAACGGTTCACCGACGACGGGTCCTGGTACCTGACGGGCGATGCCGGACGAATCGAGAACGGCTCCTACTTCTTCTCCGCGCGTAACGACGACGTCATCATCATGGCCGGCTACCGGATCGGGCCCTTCGACGTCGAAAGCGTTCTCGTGGAACACCCGTCGGTCATGGATGTGGCGGTGGTGGGCCAACCCGACGACATCCGCGGAGAGGTGATCGAGGCGTACGTCGTTCTGGCGGAGGGCGTCTCGGGTACCGCCGAGTTGGAGTCCGAGCTGCAGCAGCTGGTGAAGTCCAACTTCGCCGCGCACGCCTACCCGCGCACGGTGCACTTCGTCGACGCACTGCCCAAGACGCCCAGCGGCAAGGTGCAGCGCTTCCTGCTGCGCCGGAGCCGTCAGCCGGGCAGCAGCGCTCGGAACTCGGGGCAGTAGGCGCCGATCGCGGTACCGACGATGGCGCCCGCGGCGCTCTCGTCCCATTTGCCGCGGCTGCCCGTCGTGACGGCGTCCACCTCGGCGATCACCGGCTGCCCCTGCTGCAGTTCGGCGCAGATGCCGCGTCCGAGAATCTTCATCGTCTCCGGGTCGGTGTACTCGATGGCGCCACTGTCCAACCCTGCGATGAAGAGGTCGTCCGCGGCGACGGCGTCGGGCCCCGTCGGCACGGAGGGACCGGCCACCGACGGCGTGCTGGGCGCCTCGGACGTCGAGGTCGCCGGAGCCGGGTCGTCGGCCGGGGGTGTCGCCGGGTCACCGCCGCACCCCGCCACGCTCAGAGTCGCGAGGAGCAGAAGGGTAGCGGTGCGGCGGGTCACCGGTGCGACGTTACCGCTCTCGTGGTGATCCAATGACCGCGTGAAGCGCACCCACGACCGCCGCCGCGATGCCCACGTGGCGCTGGGTCTCGCCGCTGTGGCGGGCTTCGTCGACGCCGTCGGCTTCCTCGCTCTCGGCGGCTTCTTCGTCTCCTTCATGACGGGCAACACCACTCGGGCGGCCGTCGAACTCACTGCGGGACATCTCGGTGCGGCGTCCGTCGGGCTCGTGGTGATCGTGTCGTTCGTGGGCGGGGTCGTCACCGGGTCGCTCGTCGGCGACCTCGCCGGCCGGCGTCGTAAGACCGTCGTCCTCCTGCTCGTCGCGGTACTGCTGGCGGCGGCCGGCGTCGTGCACCTCGGCGGCGGCGCGACCCTGGTGTCCGCTCTGATCGTGGCGGCAGCGATGGGCGCCGAGAACGCGGTGTTCGAGCGGGACGGCGGCATCAGCCTCACGTACATG
This window harbors:
- a CDS encoding NADPH-dependent 2,4-dienoyl-CoA reductase, with the protein product MTDFPVLLSPITVGRTTLPNRVMMGSIHTGLEDRAKDVEKLAAYFAERARGGVGLVVTGGYSPNRTGWLLPFAAKLSNRLEARRHRRVTDAVHREGGRIVLQILHAGRYSYHPLSVSASGGKSPITPFRARGLTDRGVERQISHYVRCARLAQRAGYDGVEIMGGEGYFLNQFLAPRTNRRTDRWGGSAENRRRLPVEIVRRIRAAVGPDFLLSFRISLADLVENGQTWDEIVALATELEGAGIDLFDSDFGWHESRVPTIVTSVPRAAFIDFTRRLTEVVTVPVAAANRINMPDVAERLLADGSAHLVSLARPMLADPDWLLKARNGRRDEINTCIACNQACLDHVFVHRKASCLLNPRAGRETELVLSPTRSARTVAVVGAGPAGLATAVALGQRGHRVTLFEARDEIGGQFAIAQRIPGKEEFAETVRYFTHALAAATVDVRLGTTAGAADLVHFDRVVLATGVVPRIPSIPGIDHPSVVTYAEAVLGHRDVGRRVAVIGAGGIGVDVCEFLTTEHSSTLDTAEWRREWGVTDDPAAAGAVATAVAPPAAREVYLLQRTAGRIGTRLGKTSGWVHRAALRSRNVTQLSGVRYDRIDDDGLHITVDGRTRALEVDTIVVCAGQESVRDLLDDLTAAGTVVDVIGGADVAAEVDAKRAIEQGTRLAAAL
- a CDS encoding MFS transporter, with translation MVVVGAPGVVTKKQVLAWGFWDWGGAAFQAVILTFVFSVYLTDSVGADLPGGVSATSWLGWSLGIAGVLVAVLAPVSGQRSDARGRRKRLLFVLSTATVVCMAALFFVKDDYHYLWLGLILLSVASVLFEVAQVPYTAMLRQVSTPDNLGRVSGFGWAMGYFGGIVLLLMCYFGFIDGDGDERGLLGITTEDGLNIRLVALLAAVWFLVFSLPVLFAVPELPVTDPEAAAARAGYLESYRVLWRDVSELWRIDRRTVWFLVASALFRDGLAGVFTFGAVLAVTVYGISSADVLLFGVAANVVAALGAVVAGRVDDVLGPKLVIVVSLVSMIVAGLVLLAVSGPLMFWIFGLILCLFVGPAQSASRTFLTRIVPPGREGQMFGLYATTGRAVSFLAPSLFGLFVFLFDADRAGIIGIVLVLAAGLLALLRVAAPEGDRGRDAAA
- a CDS encoding GyrI-like domain-containing protein gives rise to the protein MKVDHKKEIATYSARLGVFDVVEVPPLQYLTIDGDGDPNTTAWTDAVSSLYPLAYGLKFLGKRELGRDHVVMPLEALWWADDWASFTRERDPSRWRWTAMIMTPDWITAEHLETVREQKAGPRTGDVRLRRLDEGLCVQTLHVGSYDDEAPVLAHMHDVVVPAHSLRMTGRHHEIYLGDPRRVVADKLRTILRQPVTR
- a CDS encoding alpha/beta fold hydrolase, which produces MQISVGDLTFDADRYGTPGDRPALLLHGFPETSASWRDVAIRMADAGRDVVVPNQRGYSPGARPTGTDAYRIDLLVADVIGMLDELGFAAVDLVGHDWGSIVAWYVAALHPDRVRTLTAVSVPHPAAFGWAIREDEDQKKRSEYMTLFRQPGKAEDLLLEDDARRLIAMFSGAADPTIVSQHLPVVGRRETLTAALEWYRAMTRDFADLPSVEVPTTYVWGNQDTAVGRAAAERCAQHVTGPYEFVELSVSHWVPEDDPDRLADEILAR
- a CDS encoding TetR family transcriptional regulator encodes the protein MSENSVGSTTASRAERKERTRRALVDGTLDAIADRSFSSVSLREVTRAAGIVPTAFYRHFASMEDLGVAVVEDSMRVLRKILRDVRRHPSADNARESLELLVGEIREHDVQFRFLIRERSGGVVEVRRAIETELRMIVHELTQDLSRIPALSSWPGDDLEMVADLIVNTMLATVVDLVEVTPAGAAERDIVERALSQLRVIMLGMGQWQPRNVRGARTSAAALGA
- a CDS encoding ferredoxin reductase, with amino-acid sequence MSIATTPTSRGRRSSLLSRLRPRLLETLTTPHAVDRYLELVDPMMTVDDMRAEVVAVRHQTPDTVTLTLRPTWQWKGFAAGHFVQIGVVVDGVRHTRCYSPAGTAGTDDDTIELTVKAQPDGIVSNYLVASAKPGLVVNLAPATGTFELPSPRPDHVLLISGGSGITPVMSMLRTLVHEGYTGRVAFLHYAYTENDVCYRAELDRIAAENDNVDVLYAYTDQQNGGHLHGFFDTEHLNVAAPWHASAQTFLCGPPGLMKGVRSVFDELGLSESLFSEEFVTAVPVVDGDASGTVSFSGSSVEAENDGATLLEQAENAGLTPEFGCRMGICFTCTAIKKSGCTRNVKTGELDSDPDNEIQLCISVPVGDVDIDV
- a CDS encoding fatty acid desaturase family protein, producing MFGLSLSFLPFIGSSSAPDTTTSGVDVLDEPGTDGPVVLSYEAVEELGRKLDDLRARTVADLGQEDRDYIFKIIKAQRGLEVAGRGLMYFGFFPPAWIAAVSALSLSKILDNMEIGHNVMHGQYDWMREPGLNSKVFEWDNTCPGDQWRHSHNYMHHTYTNILDMDRDIGYGILRMDSAQKWNPYYLGNPIYAFLLMTFFEWGVMLHDLEAENVIQGKRKWHDVKPLLEGWWKKAGRQVLKDYIVFPALTGPMFVPTLVGNFTANIVRNVWAYSIIFCGHFPTGVQTFTVEETAQETRGQWYVRQMLGSANIEGGQLFHIMSGNLSHQIEHHLFPDLPAHRYPQIAPEVKALCEEYGLPYNTGGFFHQIGTVWGKIFRLALPDRFTGVDKVTGVIIEREKAAA